The Apium graveolens cultivar Ventura chromosome 11, ASM990537v1, whole genome shotgun sequence genome has a window encoding:
- the LOC141697822 gene encoding disease resistance protein L6-like yields the protein MAIIFCFRSKEDEEDVNSTSGYSVKNTTSGFIWSCDSLLLPSPDSLIMVVVPKSIFSVTDDDNTIELTTNSDVKVVGIHLLYKTETETIADVLEKPAIDIDALKLIDPILHDIFLDIACFFVGWQKNNVVQLLGTYYTNVHHNIDILQNRCLLKINDQDRLEMDDLHQYQGRKIACNNSLEEPEKHSRLWLSIDIYDVLMNHKGTEVIQYHARLTTKSMHLRENLLQLIHLKG from the exons ATGGCCATCATATTTTGCTTTAGAAGCAAGGAGGACGAGGAGGATGTGAATTCTACAAGTGGTTATTCTGTGAAGAATACCACAAGTGGTTTTATATGGAGTTGCGACAGCCTTCTTCTGCCTTCACCTGATTCGCTGATTATGGTGGTAGTGCCAAAATCAATCTTCTCGGTCACAGATGACGACAATACAATTGAATTAACAACCAATAGTGATGTAAAAGTTGTTGGGATTCATCTGCTGTACAAAACCGAGACTGAAACGATTGCAGATGTTTTGGAAAAACCTGCCATTGACATTGATGCATTGAAATTGATTGATCCTATTCTACACGATATTTTCCTAGATATTGCTTGCTTCTTTGTTGGATGGCAGAAAAACAATGTTGTTCAATTACTGGGAACTTACTACACCAACGTTCATCATAATATTGACATTCTACAGAATAGATGTTTACTAAAGATCAATGATCAGGATAGGTTGGAGATGGACGATCTGCATCAATATCAGGGAAGAAAAATTGCATGTAACAACTCTCTTGAGGAGCCTGAAAAACACAGTAGATTATGGCTTTCAATAGATATATATGATGTGTTGATGAACCACAAG GGAACGGAAGTGATTCAATATCACGCAAGATTGACAACCAAAAGTATGCACTTGAGGGAGAATCTTTTGCAATTGATACATTTAAAAGGATGA